One segment of Aquimarina sp. BL5 DNA contains the following:
- the queG gene encoding tRNA epoxyqueuosine(34) reductase QueG, which translates to MDTKSIHTQLIKTEAQRLGFLSCGVSKAEFLEQEAPRLETWLNKNMHGQMSYMENHFDKRLDPTKLVEGSKSVISLLLNYFPSDIQKDPDAPKISKYAYGQDYHHVIKQKLKQLQEFITETIGEVNGRAFVDSAPVLDKAWAAKSGLGWIGKNSNLLTQKVGSYYFIAELIVDLELEYDTPVTDHCGTCTACIDACPTQAIVDPYVVDGSKCISYFTIELKEEIPSDYRGKFDNWMFGCDVCQDVCPWNRFSKSHNEPLFNPKPELLEMTKKDWEEITQEVFSKVFQKSAVKRTKFSGLSRNIKFLK; encoded by the coding sequence TTGGACACTAAATCTATACATACACAATTAATAAAAACCGAAGCTCAACGCCTCGGTTTTCTGTCTTGTGGTGTTAGTAAAGCAGAGTTTTTAGAGCAAGAAGCACCTAGATTAGAAACATGGCTGAATAAAAATATGCATGGACAAATGTCTTACATGGAAAACCATTTTGACAAGCGTCTTGACCCAACCAAGTTAGTTGAAGGTTCTAAAAGTGTGATATCATTATTACTTAATTATTTCCCTTCTGATATACAAAAAGATCCCGATGCTCCCAAAATTTCTAAATATGCATATGGTCAGGATTATCATCACGTTATAAAGCAAAAGCTAAAACAACTACAAGAATTTATTACCGAAACGATAGGAGAAGTAAATGGAAGAGCTTTTGTGGACTCGGCGCCAGTGCTGGATAAAGCCTGGGCAGCAAAAAGCGGATTAGGATGGATTGGTAAGAATAGTAATCTACTAACTCAAAAAGTCGGATCTTATTATTTTATTGCAGAATTGATTGTGGATTTGGAGCTGGAATATGATACTCCAGTGACTGACCATTGTGGAACTTGCACGGCTTGCATAGATGCCTGTCCCACACAAGCAATCGTAGACCCATATGTTGTAGATGGTAGCAAGTGCATTTCTTATTTTACCATTGAATTAAAAGAAGAAATACCTTCTGATTATAGAGGAAAATTTGATAATTGGATGTTTGGTTGTGATGTATGTCAGGATGTGTGTCCTTGGAATCGTTTTTCTAAATCTCATAATGAACCTCTTTTTAATCCAAAGCCAGAATTACTAGAAATGACTAAGAAAGATTGGGAAGAAATTACCCAAGAAGTATTTTCTAAAGTATTTCAAAAATCAGCCGTGAAACGAACCAAGTTTTCAGGGTTAAGCCG
- a CDS encoding cytochrome c codes for MKNSINIIVVAIMMISIVSCKKDTKPNYQYMPNMYAPVGYETYGQYGVFPGGQEAMLPAEGSIPRGWMPYDFENAPEGYQLAKDSLKNQIRYTKANEEAGKALYDIYCAICHGTKGDGKGTLVQREKILGVPSYDDIGRAITEGSIYHVMYYGINSMGSYASQTSEHERWQIVQYVQKLKADLEGKTARIDSDIVAAKVEETLHEATEENHDNAH; via the coding sequence ATGAAGAATAGTATAAATATAATAGTAGTAGCAATAATGATGATAAGTATTGTTTCTTGTAAAAAAGATACAAAGCCTAATTATCAGTATATGCCTAATATGTATGCGCCAGTAGGTTATGAAACTTATGGTCAATACGGAGTTTTTCCAGGGGGTCAGGAAGCTATGCTACCTGCAGAAGGTTCTATTCCCAGAGGTTGGATGCCTTATGACTTCGAGAATGCTCCTGAAGGTTATCAATTAGCTAAGGACTCTTTAAAGAATCAAATACGCTATACGAAAGCAAATGAGGAAGCTGGGAAAGCTTTATACGATATTTACTGCGCTATTTGTCACGGAACAAAAGGAGATGGTAAAGGTACTTTGGTTCAAAGAGAAAAGATTCTTGGTGTTCCTAGCTATGATGATATAGGTAGAGCCATTACAGAAGGTAGTATTTATCACGTAATGTATTACGGTATTAATTCAATGGGTTCTTATGCTTCTCAAACAAGTGAACACGAGCGTTGGCAGATTGTACAATATGTACAAAAACTAAAGGCGGATTTAGAAGGCAAAACGGCTCGTATTGATTCTGATATAGTAGCAGCAAAAGTAGAGGAAACTCTGCACGAAGCAACAGAAGAAAATCATGATAACGCACACTAG
- the nrfD gene encoding NrfD/PsrC family molybdoenzyme membrane anchor subunit has product MMSHYEAPIRKPLVTGDKTYHDVTVDVAAPVEGKANKSWWIVFSIALFAFLWGIGCIIYTVSTGIGTWGLNKTVGWAWDITNFVWWVGIGHAGTLISAVLLLFRQKWRMAINRSAEAMTIFSVIQAGLFPIIHMGRPWLAYWVLPIPNQFGSLWVNFNSPLLWDVFAISTYLSVSLVFWWTGLLPDFAMIRDRAITPFNKKIYGILSFGWSGRAKDWQRFEEVSLVLAGLATPLVLSVHTIVSFDFATSVIPGWHTTIFPPYFVAGAIFSGFAMVNTLLIIMRKVSNLENYITIQHIELMNIVIMITGSIVGVAYITELFVAWYSGVEYEQYAFLNRATGPYWWAYWAMMSCNVFSPQFMWFPKLRRSIMFSFIISIVVNIGMWFERFVIIVTSLHRDYLPSSWTMFSPTFVDIGIFIGTIGFFFVLFLLYARTFPVIAQAEVKTILKSSGEKYKKLREAGIDHRDELPKVKAQVIIDEKSVDTDAPSKGSEASQDDINNLLGNLGTFDAATQTADDLKKVNGIGPVMEKKLNEIGIYTFDQVSKMTETEYNLLDSITGSFPGRAQRDDWAGQAEKLKNN; this is encoded by the coding sequence ATTATGTCTCATTACGAAGCACCTATAAGAAAACCTTTAGTAACTGGCGATAAAACGTACCACGATGTAACTGTGGATGTTGCAGCACCAGTTGAAGGTAAAGCAAATAAATCTTGGTGGATTGTGTTTTCTATCGCTCTTTTTGCTTTCCTATGGGGAATAGGTTGTATAATTTACACAGTATCTACAGGTATTGGAACCTGGGGATTAAATAAAACAGTAGGATGGGCCTGGGATATTACCAACTTCGTTTGGTGGGTAGGTATAGGTCACGCTGGAACTTTAATTTCGGCGGTATTATTGTTATTCCGTCAAAAATGGAGAATGGCGATTAATAGATCTGCGGAAGCAATGACTATATTTTCAGTTATTCAGGCAGGTTTATTCCCAATAATACATATGGGACGTCCTTGGTTAGCATATTGGGTATTACCTATTCCGAATCAGTTTGGTTCTTTGTGGGTAAACTTTAACTCACCATTACTTTGGGATGTATTTGCAATTTCCACATATCTTTCAGTATCATTAGTATTTTGGTGGACTGGTTTGTTGCCTGATTTTGCAATGATCCGAGACCGTGCTATTACGCCTTTCAATAAAAAGATATACGGCATCCTTTCATTTGGATGGAGTGGTAGGGCTAAAGATTGGCAACGTTTCGAAGAGGTATCTTTGGTACTTGCAGGTTTAGCGACTCCATTAGTGCTTTCTGTACATACGATTGTATCCTTTGACTTTGCTACCTCGGTAATTCCTGGATGGCATACTACTATCTTTCCTCCGTATTTTGTGGCAGGTGCGATTTTCTCTGGATTTGCAATGGTAAATACACTTCTTATTATAATGAGAAAGGTATCTAATCTTGAAAATTACATTACGATTCAACATATAGAATTAATGAATATTGTAATTATGATTACAGGTTCTATAGTTGGTGTCGCATATATAACCGAGCTGTTTGTTGCTTGGTACTCTGGAGTAGAGTACGAACAATATGCATTCTTAAACAGAGCTACTGGACCTTACTGGTGGGCATATTGGGCGATGATGTCTTGTAATGTATTTTCGCCACAGTTTATGTGGTTTCCTAAACTAAGAAGAAGTATAATGTTCTCATTTATTATCTCTATTGTGGTAAACATAGGGATGTGGTTTGAACGATTTGTAATTATTGTGACTTCGCTTCACAGAGATTATTTACCATCTTCTTGGACAATGTTTTCACCTACATTTGTAGATATTGGGATATTTATAGGAACGATAGGATTCTTCTTTGTATTATTTTTATTGTATGCTCGTACATTCCCAGTGATAGCTCAAGCAGAGGTGAAAACAATTTTGAAATCATCAGGAGAAAAATATAAAAAACTTAGAGAAGCAGGTATAGATCATAGAGATGAGTTACCTAAGGTAAAGGCTCAAGTTATTATAGATGAAAAATCGGTAGATACTGACGCTCCATCAAAAGGTAGTGAAGCAAGTCAGGACGATATAAATAATCTATTAGGAAACTTAGGAACTTTTGATGCTGCTACTCAAACGGCTGATGATCTTAAAAAGGTTAATGGTATTGGTCCGGTAATGGAGAAAAAACTTAATGAGATAGGTATTTATACTTTTGATCAGGTAAGTAAGATGACCGAAACAGAATATAATTTATTAGATAGTATCACAGGATCTTTCCCAGGAAGAGCACAACGCGATGATTGGGCTGGACAGGCTGAAAAATTAAAAAACAACTAG
- a CDS encoding quinol:cytochrome C oxidoreductase produces MYTLSSKLRLFSIILVVIGALGLTYGFLSAPKTIEDVKEMAAHDAHGGGHGDVKATSGDHANESHGTETHGKEDAHGGDAHYEHTLHQLQNKPWAALYVAAFFFFMIALGVLAFYAIQFASQAGWSPVLFRVMEAITAYLVPGGIILFVILALSGFHINHLFVWADPEVVAHDKLLQGKASWLNGGWFIFRAAFFLSGWMLYRHFAVKYSRKQDEDTAGNKWYKKSFKIAAGFLVFFIYTESMASWDWIMSFDPHWFSTLFGWYVFASLFVSGITTIALITIYLKSKGYMDFVNNSHIHDLAKFMFGVSIFWTYLWFSQFMLIWYSNIPEEVTYFITRIEDYKLPFFGMVVMNFVFPLLVLMNSDYKRINWFVVMAGVIILCGHYVDIFNMIMPATVGESWFIGVTEISAVLLFLGLFLFIVFKALTKAPLLAKGNPYIEESKHFHY; encoded by the coding sequence ATGTATACGCTATCAAGTAAATTAAGATTATTTTCTATCATCCTTGTGGTTATAGGTGCTTTAGGGCTTACTTATGGTTTTCTGTCAGCTCCTAAGACTATCGAAGATGTAAAAGAGATGGCAGCACACGATGCTCACGGAGGAGGACATGGAGATGTAAAAGCAACAAGTGGAGATCACGCAAATGAAAGTCATGGTACAGAAACTCACGGTAAAGAAGATGCCCATGGCGGAGATGCTCATTATGAGCATACTTTGCATCAATTACAAAATAAGCCTTGGGCAGCATTATATGTAGCAGCATTTTTCTTTTTTATGATTGCACTAGGGGTATTGGCATTTTATGCAATTCAGTTTGCTTCACAAGCAGGATGGTCTCCAGTTTTATTTAGGGTAATGGAAGCTATTACAGCATATTTAGTTCCTGGAGGAATTATACTTTTTGTGATACTTGCCTTATCAGGCTTCCATATAAATCACTTATTTGTGTGGGCGGATCCGGAAGTAGTTGCACATGATAAATTACTACAAGGAAAAGCTAGTTGGTTAAATGGTGGTTGGTTTATTTTTAGAGCGGCATTTTTCTTAAGTGGATGGATGTTATATAGGCATTTCGCTGTAAAGTATTCCAGAAAGCAGGATGAAGATACAGCGGGTAACAAGTGGTACAAAAAGAGTTTTAAAATAGCAGCTGGATTCTTAGTGTTTTTTATATACACGGAGTCTATGGCATCTTGGGATTGGATCATGAGTTTCGACCCGCACTGGTTTAGTACCTTATTTGGTTGGTATGTTTTTGCAAGTTTATTTGTTTCAGGTATTACTACAATTGCACTAATTACGATATATCTAAAATCAAAAGGATATATGGACTTCGTAAATAATAGCCATATTCATGATTTAGCTAAGTTTATGTTTGGTGTAAGTATATTTTGGACGTACTTGTGGTTCTCTCAGTTTATGTTAATCTGGTATTCTAATATTCCTGAAGAAGTAACTTATTTCATTACACGTATAGAAGATTATAAGCTGCCTTTCTTTGGGATGGTAGTAATGAATTTTGTTTTTCCATTATTGGTATTAATGAATAGTGATTATAAACGTATCAACTGGTTCGTGGTGATGGCTGGAGTCATTATCTTATGTGGACATTATGTGGATATATTTAATATGATAATGCCTGCAACGGTAGGAGAATCTTGGTTTATTGGTGTTACGGAAATTAGTGCTGTATTACTGTTTTTAGGGTTGTTCTTATTTATAGTGTTTAAAGCACTTACTAAAGCACCATTATTGGCAAAGGGTAATCCTTATATAGAAGAAAGTAAACACTTTCATTATTAA
- the ruvB gene encoding Holliday junction branch migration DNA helicase RuvB yields the protein MNENLNPSSENYSNEDLDIEKALRPLAFEDFAGQDQVLENLKIFVQAANLRDEALDHTLFHGPPGLGKTTLAHILANELGVGIKVTSGPVLDKPGDLAGLLTNLDDRDVLFIDEIHRLSPIVEEYLYSAMEDYKIDIMIESGPNARTVQINLNPFTLVGATTRSGLLTAPMRARFGIQSRLQYYTTELLATIVERSAHILNVPISMEAAIEIAGRSRGTPRIANALLRRVRDFAQIKGNGKIDIEISRFALKALNVDAHGLDEMDNKILTTMIDKFKGGPVGLTTIATAVSESAETIEEVYEPFLIQQGFIMRTPRGREVTEAAYKHLGRIKGGIQGGLF from the coding sequence ATGAACGAAAACCTGAATCCATCAAGCGAAAACTATTCTAATGAAGATCTGGATATAGAAAAAGCTTTAAGACCTCTTGCATTTGAGGATTTTGCTGGACAGGATCAGGTGCTTGAGAATCTAAAGATTTTTGTTCAAGCTGCTAATTTAAGAGATGAGGCACTAGATCATACGCTATTTCATGGGCCTCCAGGATTAGGAAAAACTACATTAGCACATATTCTTGCTAATGAATTAGGAGTGGGAATTAAAGTTACTTCAGGACCAGTTTTGGACAAACCAGGTGATTTAGCGGGATTATTGACCAATCTTGATGATAGAGACGTTTTATTCATAGATGAAATTCATCGATTGAGTCCAATCGTAGAGGAATACTTGTATTCGGCTATGGAAGACTACAAGATTGATATTATGATCGAAAGTGGTCCAAATGCTCGAACTGTTCAGATTAACTTGAATCCGTTTACGTTAGTTGGAGCAACAACCAGGTCAGGTTTGTTAACGGCACCTATGCGGGCTCGTTTTGGCATTCAATCAAGATTACAATACTATACTACAGAATTATTAGCTACCATCGTAGAAAGAAGCGCACATATATTAAATGTTCCTATCTCTATGGAAGCAGCGATCGAAATAGCAGGAAGAAGCAGAGGGACTCCAAGAATAGCTAACGCTTTACTGCGTAGAGTGCGTGATTTTGCACAGATTAAAGGTAACGGTAAGATTGATATAGAGATCTCTAGATTCGCTCTTAAAGCGCTTAATGTGGACGCCCATGGGCTTGATGAGATGGATAATAAGATTCTAACTACTATGATTGATAAATTCAAAGGAGGTCCGGTAGGATTGACTACTATCGCAACCGCTGTAAGTGAGAGTGCCGAAACTATTGAAGAAGTATATGAACCTTTTTTAATTCAGCAAGGATTTATCATGCGCACGCCCAGAGGTAGAGAGGTGACGGAAGCAGCTTATAAACACCTAGGTCGCATAAAAGGAGGAATCCAAGGAGGATTGTTTTAA
- a CDS encoding cbb3-type cytochrome c oxidase subunit I, which translates to MSAIAHVDGHEEDHDHGHHHKETFITKYIFSQDHKMISKQYLITGLIMGIIGIAMSLLFRMQLAWPDHKFTIFEVLLGKFGQDGVMDPSMYLALVTIHGTIMVFFVLTAGLSGTFSNLLIPLQIGARDMASGFLNMISYWLFFLSSVIMVLSLFAEAGPASAGWTIYPPLSALPQAIGGSGTGMTLWLVSMAIFIASSLLGSLNYVVTVINLRTKGMSMTRMPLTIWAFFVTAIIGIVSFPVLLSAALLLIMDRGFGTSFYLSDIYIAGEVLHNQGGSPVLFEHLFWFLGHPEVYIVLLPALGITSEIIATNARKPIFGYRAMVASILAIAFLSTIVWGHHMFISGMNPFLGSVFTFTTLLIAIPSAVKAFNYITTLWKGNLQLNPAMLFSIGLVSTFITGGLTGIILGDSTLDINVHDTYFVVAHFHLVMGISALYGLFAGVYHWFPKMYGKMMNKNLGYVHFWVTAIGAYGVFFPMHFIGMAGLPRRYYTNSNFPYFDDLADTNVLITVFALITAAAQLVFLYNFIHSIFYGKKAVQNPWKSNTMEWTTPVEHLHGNWPGAIPHVYRWPYDYSKTNEDGEYVIAGQDYVSQITPLQDGEEEMHH; encoded by the coding sequence ATGTCAGCAATAGCACACGTAGATGGTCACGAGGAAGATCACGATCACGGACATCATCATAAAGAGACATTTATAACTAAATATATTTTTAGTCAGGATCATAAAATGATCTCCAAACAGTATTTAATTACTGGTTTGATTATGGGGATTATTGGTATTGCAATGTCTTTATTGTTTAGAATGCAATTAGCATGGCCTGACCATAAATTTACGATTTTTGAAGTATTATTAGGTAAGTTCGGACAAGACGGTGTGATGGATCCAAGTATGTACCTAGCTCTGGTAACAATACATGGTACTATTATGGTATTTTTTGTATTGACAGCTGGTTTAAGTGGTACATTTAGTAACCTCTTAATTCCATTACAGATTGGAGCTAGAGATATGGCTTCAGGTTTTTTAAATATGATTTCATATTGGTTGTTCTTCTTAAGTAGTGTAATTATGGTATTGTCTCTTTTTGCAGAGGCAGGACCTGCATCTGCTGGTTGGACAATTTATCCTCCGTTGAGTGCTTTACCGCAGGCTATTGGTGGATCCGGTACAGGAATGACATTATGGTTAGTGTCGATGGCAATTTTTATTGCATCTTCTTTATTAGGTTCATTAAATTATGTAGTGACGGTAATTAATTTACGTACCAAAGGTATGTCAATGACGCGCATGCCATTAACTATTTGGGCATTCTTTGTAACAGCTATTATCGGTATTGTATCATTCCCGGTATTGTTATCTGCAGCACTATTACTTATTATGGATAGAGGTTTCGGAACTTCATTCTATTTAAGTGATATTTATATTGCAGGAGAGGTGTTACATAATCAGGGAGGGTCACCAGTACTTTTTGAACACTTATTTTGGTTCTTAGGACACCCTGAAGTATATATTGTTTTATTACCAGCATTAGGTATAACTTCTGAAATTATTGCAACAAACGCTCGTAAACCCATATTTGGATATAGAGCGATGGTCGCTTCGATTTTAGCAATTGCGTTTTTATCTACAATTGTTTGGGGACACCATATGTTTATTTCTGGGATGAATCCATTTTTAGGTTCTGTATTTACCTTTACAACACTATTGATAGCGATACCATCGGCAGTAAAAGCATTTAATTATATAACTACACTTTGGAAAGGTAATCTCCAGCTCAATCCTGCGATGTTATTTTCTATAGGATTGGTATCTACATTTATTACAGGAGGTCTTACTGGAATTATACTTGGAGATAGTACGCTGGATATCAACGTTCACGATACATATTTCGTAGTAGCGCATTTCCACTTAGTAATGGGTATCTCTGCGTTATATGGTTTATTTGCAGGAGTATATCATTGGTTTCCTAAGATGTATGGTAAAATGATGAATAAGAATCTTGGGTATGTACATTTCTGGGTGACAGCGATAGGAGCTTACGGTGTGTTCTTTCCAATGCATTTTATTGGTATGGCCGGTTTACCAAGACGTTATTATACAAACAGTAATTTTCCATACTTTGATGATTTAGCGGATACTAATGTGTTGATTACTGTTTTCGCATTGATTACAGCTGCTGCTCAGTTAGTATTCTTATATAATTTTATACATTCTATCTTCTACGGAAAGAAAGCTGTACAAAATCCATGGAAATCAAATACGATGGAATGGACTACTCCTGTAGAGCATTTGCATGGTAATTGGCCTGGAGCGATTCCTCACGTATACAGATGGCCTTATGATTATAGTAAGACTAATGAAGATGGTGAATATGTGATTGCCGGACAGGATTATGTTTCTCAGATCACTCCGCTACAAGATGGAGAAGAAGAAATGCATCATTAG
- a CDS encoding cytochrome P450, with protein sequence MVIPKVSFFQVLKNAKNILSNPLPFHNKNFEKHGDVFEVNLGFGNSVIFTRDAGFAKHMLQNQHRKYHKSPLQSKELARYIGNGLLTSNGDHWLRQRRLIQPAFYKKKIDVIANTIRETICEELSRIEPNVSADIYPLMNDLAFKVVAKSLFSYTDTGNTMARLQHITETAQKSLIREIRQPYKRWWFHLSGQIKSTLKLTQEARDILDNIIEERRKSKDTYDDLLDMLLNSKYEDGSSMDNERLIDEILILFVAGHETTSNALSFCLSLLALHPEIQNKVFKEASEFDSEELSLMEQFQKSKYTTQCVEEAMRLYPPAYFSDRVNIENDEYQDIKLRKGTTVLISFFEIHRHESFWENPTKFDPDRFHSDNKKEYSNWYFPFGAGPRMCVGSNFAMYEMIYTVSELIKKYKISTSISEIEIKPLITLKPVNAILKFEKR encoded by the coding sequence ATGGTAATCCCTAAAGTCTCCTTTTTTCAAGTTCTCAAAAATGCTAAAAACATTTTGAGTAACCCTTTACCCTTTCATAATAAGAATTTCGAAAAGCATGGAGATGTATTCGAAGTAAACTTGGGATTTGGAAATTCTGTTATTTTCACTAGAGATGCTGGTTTTGCAAAACATATGTTGCAAAATCAACATCGTAAGTATCATAAATCACCATTGCAGAGTAAAGAATTGGCAAGATATATAGGTAATGGTCTGTTAACCTCTAATGGAGATCATTGGTTAAGACAAAGAAGATTAATACAGCCAGCATTTTACAAAAAGAAGATAGATGTAATTGCAAATACAATTAGAGAAACAATTTGTGAAGAACTTTCTAGAATAGAACCCAATGTCTCAGCGGATATTTATCCATTAATGAATGATTTGGCTTTTAAGGTGGTTGCAAAATCATTGTTCAGTTACACTGATACAGGTAATACTATGGCTAGGTTACAGCATATAACCGAAACTGCACAAAAATCTTTAATTAGAGAAATTAGACAGCCATATAAAAGATGGTGGTTTCATCTTAGTGGTCAAATTAAAAGTACACTGAAGTTAACCCAAGAAGCTCGCGATATACTGGACAATATCATTGAAGAAAGACGAAAATCGAAAGATACATATGATGATCTATTAGATATGTTGTTGAATTCTAAATATGAAGATGGTAGTTCTATGGATAATGAAAGATTGATCGATGAAATATTGATTTTATTTGTTGCAGGACACGAAACCACTTCTAATGCATTGTCTTTTTGTTTAAGCTTATTGGCATTGCATCCCGAGATTCAAAATAAAGTATTTAAGGAAGCTAGCGAGTTTGATTCAGAAGAGCTGTCACTAATGGAACAATTTCAGAAGAGTAAATATACTACCCAGTGTGTGGAAGAGGCAATGCGTCTATATCCACCAGCGTATTTCTCCGATCGTGTGAATATAGAAAATGACGAATATCAGGATATCAAATTACGAAAAGGGACTACAGTTCTTATTTCATTTTTTGAAATACATAGACATGAGAGCTTTTGGGAAAACCCTACAAAGTTTGACCCTGATAGATTTCATTCTGATAATAAGAAAGAATATTCTAATTGGTATTTTCCTTTTGGAGCCGGTCCAAGAATGTGTGTAGGTAGTAATTTTGCTATGTATGAAATGATTTATACAGTGAGTGAGTTAATCAAGAAATATAAAATTTCGACATCCATATCAGAAATTGAGATTAAGCCATTAATAACATTAAAGCCGGTGAATGCAATATTAAAGTTTGAAAAAAGATAA
- a CDS encoding cytochrome c oxidase subunit II — MTVFLTIVVIALIGISLWQMSKILKLSQVKSVDNSQVANDKDNNLQGKLMLAFVIFMYLLTIYCFVQYHTFFLPESASEHGVEYDRLMIISMILIFIVQFITQGLLHFFSYKYRGNKNNKALFFADNDKLEFIWTIIPVIVLAGLIIYGLFTWTDIMNIDEEEGNPLIIELYAYQFDWRARYAGEDNELGKANVRFIEGVNTLGLDASDSYGMDDKIVNELHLPVNRKVIFKMRSQDVLHSAYMPFFRAQMNVVPGMITEFSYTPTLTSEEMKNSEFMVEKVATINKIRKEKSKKLVAAGDEALETYEFEYYLLCNKICGASHYNMQMKIVVESEEDYNAWLKTQQTFKEQLSAQASN; from the coding sequence ATGACTGTATTCTTAACCATAGTAGTTATAGCGCTTATTGGAATCTCCTTATGGCAGATGTCAAAAATATTGAAGTTGTCTCAAGTTAAAAGTGTTGATAATTCTCAAGTAGCTAACGACAAGGATAATAACTTACAAGGTAAGTTAATGCTTGCTTTTGTAATATTCATGTACCTTTTAACTATATATTGCTTTGTGCAATATCATACATTTTTCCTTCCTGAATCTGCTTCAGAACACGGTGTTGAGTACGATAGATTAATGATTATATCGATGATCTTAATATTTATTGTACAATTTATTACACAAGGATTATTACATTTCTTTTCTTATAAATATAGAGGTAATAAAAATAATAAAGCATTATTTTTTGCTGACAATGATAAGTTAGAGTTTATCTGGACAATTATTCCGGTTATTGTTTTAGCTGGATTAATCATATACGGATTATTTACTTGGACTGATATTATGAATATTGATGAGGAAGAGGGAAATCCGTTGATTATTGAGTTGTATGCATATCAGTTTGATTGGAGAGCAAGATATGCAGGAGAAGATAATGAATTAGGGAAAGCAAATGTCCGTTTTATAGAAGGTGTAAATACACTTGGATTGGATGCGTCTGATTCTTACGGAATGGATGATAAGATCGTAAATGAATTGCACTTACCAGTAAATAGAAAGGTAATCTTTAAGATGCGTTCACAGGATGTATTGCATTCTGCATATATGCCATTTTTTAGAGCACAAATGAATGTAGTACCGGGAATGATCACAGAGTTTTCATATACGCCTACTTTGACTTCTGAAGAGATGAAAAATAGTGAGTTTATGGTGGAAAAAGTTGCTACAATCAATAAGATCAGAAAGGAAAAAAGTAAAAAATTAGTTGCAGCTGGTGATGAAGCTTTAGAAACTTATGAATTTGAGTACTATTTGTTATGTAATAAAATTTGTGGTGCTTCTCACTATAATATGCAAATGAAAATTGTAGTCGAATCAGAAGAAGATTATAATGCTTGGTTGAAAACGCAACAAACTTTTAAAGAGCAATTATCTGCACAAGCAAGTAACTAA
- a CDS encoding DUF3341 domain-containing protein produces the protein MASKVIHALYTDDDVLMDAVKQVRAEHYHIEEVYTPFPVHGLDKVMGLAPTRLAITAFMYGCVGLTVAITMMNYIMIEDWPQNIGGKPSFSYIENMPAFVPIMFELTVFFAAHLMVITFYMRSKLWPFKEAENPDVRTTDDHFLMEVDASHHDLDTMTSFLSNTGAVEIKVIDKQEDNH, from the coding sequence ATGGCATCAAAAGTTATACATGCATTATATACAGATGATGATGTCCTTATGGACGCTGTAAAGCAAGTACGTGCGGAGCATTATCATATCGAAGAGGTTTATACACCTTTTCCTGTTCACGGTCTTGATAAAGTAATGGGATTAGCTCCAACAAGGTTAGCTATCACAGCATTTATGTATGGATGTGTTGGACTTACGGTAGCAATTACTATGATGAATTACATCATGATTGAAGATTGGCCTCAAAATATAGGTGGAAAACCAAGTTTTAGCTATATCGAAAATATGCCGGCTTTTGTTCCAATTATGTTCGAACTTACAGTGTTCTTTGCAGCGCATTTAATGGTAATTACTTTTTATATGAGAAGTAAATTATGGCCATTCAAAGAAGCTGAAAATCCTGACGTAAGAACTACCGATGACCATTTCTTAATGGAAGTAGATGCTAGCCATCATGATCTAGATACCATGACAAGCTTCTTAAGTAATACAGGTGCGGTTGAGATTAAAGTAATAGATAAGCAAGAAGATAACCATTAG